The genomic stretch caCTTCGTCTTCGACCTCAGTGTCTTTATCTTCTTCTACTACGTCTGTGCCTGTTCCTGTTCCCGTGGTACCCTCTGAGAAACCGGTGAAATTCAGAGTTAGAGCTGTGGTGACTGTGAGGAATAAGATCAAAGAGGGTTTTAAAGAGACTCTTGTGAAGCATTTTGATGCTCTTACTGACAATATTGGACAGAATATTGTTCTGGAACTTATTAGCACTGAGATTGATCCAAGTAAGACCTTGTTAATTATAACTTTTAGGAATCTGtatttccttttttatttgttttctcaaAAATAGAAAGTCAACTCTTTCTTATCTTTTGAGAAAGATTCCCTAGTTTCCGGAATGTTTTTgcatttttgaaaatattttacaaaCTACACAAGAGTCTATTATTGATTTTGGTGTGTTGCAGAAACGAAGGCCGCAAAGAAGAGCAACGAAGCAGTGCTGAAAGATTGGTCGAAGAAGATCAATGTTAAAGCAGAGAGAGTTAATTACACAGCAGAGTATATGATTGACTCTAATTTTGGAGAGCCAGGAGCAATAACTGTGTCGAATAAACATCAACAAGAATTCTTCTTAGAATGCATAACAATTGAAGGGTTTGCCACTGGACCTGTTCATTTCCCTTGCAATTCATGGGTACAAGCACGAAAAGATCATCCTGGAAAAAGGATATTCTTTTCCAACAAGGTAATCTCTTGTCAACTTCCCAAAATTTATGACAATAATAGTATGCCTTAATTACTATGCAGATGCAACATAAAATCTTcaagatatttttaattaagGAGTTCCATATACTTCTCTTTAAACTTCAAATCTTTAGATTAAAATAgcgttaaaaaatttatatatgaaAGTGAGATGAATAATATAACTTAGAATTTAATTTCTGGtggttttttaaaattatgggAGATACACAAATCAGACGGCATTTGGAGTACATAAATCGAATGTactccaaatttttttaattttttaaacacaaatcaaaGAGTCCTGTACCCAAAAATTATATGTTCTGATTTTTATTTCAAACATTAAAGCTGCATAAAACATACGTTCTACACTATTTACcccttttatatataaattaaaaagtgaAAAATAGTAGAGAATGAATATTTTTATctgatattattttattttattttataattttttaagaaataacGAATTTTTGAATATTAGTTGTGTGAATGATTATATAAGCAAGTAGTTTAGTTGAATAGTTAatatacttttattattttttttattttaatttttgtttcctATAGCAGCCCTGCCTAGAAAGAATATTGAATAGTAAACATCCAAAAAGGAATACTGAACAGGATAGCCAATTAGGCCATGACCTTTTTTATCATCTCTTCATTTATTTGGTGTATGTATATTTATTATTGGATTTAGATTATAAACTCAAAAaagtttaataaaattaaaattattatgtagttattaaaataaaaattttaaattttattaatagaaAATTTGACATTAGTATTAATTAATAAATCCTTTATTgctttatatttttaaatattctttttttccAGTACAAGTATggcaaaattattattattattattattattattattatttacactTGAAACAATATTATGTTTAAGGATTTTTCTAACCAATATCGTTATCtgtgttaaaaaatattttaattttataattattttttgtatataaacATTTAGAAACTTGaaatttataactttttaatATAAACGATTTACATTTAACATTTTAATAagtattctaaaaatatttagtgtataaatttttttacataaaaaatgaagtcattaagaataaaaattttatttaaataaagttATTAAAtcgttaaataaaaatactatttatatgctaaaattaatgattaatatatttatatataaatatatatgtattttaatttatttttaatgtatatttatattttaatatatattttatattaataacaaattataatgactaattttagtgtGCTGTTGATCAATAAAATATCCTAAGCCTAATCCTACGTGGCTATGGCCATGGGCCCGTGAACTTTGCATTGACCTTTCACAATCTGTGGCATACAAACCGTCCAATTTCAATACCCCCACTGTCGGTTAATGTAGTGCTATGCTagtatattctttttttttttctttttttttggtagttaaaaatttatactaccacttttcaaatattttctctcttttatatagttttatttgttatttataatatttaatatataataaacaaatgaataatttattttaagaagTAAAGACAACCAAAATATAGTTTTCTAAAACTATCAAGTAAATCAAATAGTAACACTTTTATTCTCATGTCAAATAACAGTTATTGTTATGGTTTTGTGATTCATTTGTTCAGCCCTACTTGCCTGGAGATACACCTGCTGGTCTTAGATTTTTGAGGGAAAAAGAGCTGAGGAATCTCAGAGGCGATGGAAAAGGAGTTAGAAACTTGTCTGATAGAATATATGACTTTGATACATACAATGATCTTGGAAACCCAGACAGAGCACCTGAGTTTGCAAGACCAACAATTGGAGGATCTGAGCAGTATCCATACCCAAGACGGTGTCGTACTGGCCGTCTCCCATCTGACACTGGTAAATCCTTTGAGATTTCTACCTTCTGAATTACATTAGGGTAGAGACTCGTATGCAGTTGTTTTCATGCAAAATTAATTCTCAAAAACTGTTAAATGATTTAATCTGTTTGACTAAATTGTCAACTTCATAGGAAGACAACGGTATTGATAACTATGGGACGGCAGAAGGTTTTGAAACATGTATTAAATTTTCTCAATAAGCAAGCAAATATTGGTGATATCCTATTTATGCAATTAGTTAACGTGACATTCATAATATATGAGTTATTTATGATCATTTGCATCTAGACTGAATTTTTTGATATAATACTATGCTTTACTGATCACAAAGTATTATGTGATTGCATCTGGCAGACATGTTTGCAGAGAGCCGTTTAGAGAAACCAAATCCGATGTACGTCCCGAGGGACGAACGATTTGAAGAGTCTAAGCAGAACACATTTTCTGTGAAGAGACTCAAGGCTGTTCTCCATAACTTGATTCCTGGGCTTAAAGCTAGTATCTCTGCTGATAATCAAGATTTCAATGATTTCTCAGATGTTGATGGTCTTTACAGTAAAGGGTTACTGATTCAGTTGGGTTTACAAGATGATGTTTTAAAGAAACTTCCTTTGCCAAATGTGGTTAGCAAGATCCAGGAATCAAGCCAGGGACTTCTTAAATATGACACTCCCAAGATTATATCCAGTGAGTATTCCTTTGTTCGTGTCAATagtttttgagttttatttgtttgaattttggataaaaaaattttatagtgaggaggagaaaaataaagagacaAAATGATAGGtaaataattgatttaaaaaattatacttgcaccaaaagaaattaaactaaaaatagacATCTCTTTCATTAGCGAGTGAATGCCATGACAAAACTAGGTGCGACCACGGAGAGGAGCTGCAGCGGTGGTGGACAGTGGTTTCGCTGGCATGACCTTCCCCCTTCTTCTTCCCTGCCCCCACCCTCTGCGTGATTTCCCCTTCCCTTcccctttgttttctttctttttttgtttttttttttaatttgtttaattaggggtaatttggtaataatttattaaatttttggtaaaaaataCAATTGCAAAACTAAGTTAAACTTTGAGGACCATTTTGTAGTAAAAAAAAGGTcgaaaacaaaacaaattttCAACTCCTacgaccaaaatcgtacttaacctaAAAGTAACATTTCGTACTTAGTTATTTCTAGGACAGACATTTCTTATATTGTTAATCACAGAGAATTTAGATATGTCCAAATTTGATCTTATGTcaactgatttttcttttccttacCTACCTATTATTTGGCTGAGTGTGTCTAATTGAAAGTAGGTGAGTTTTAATGCTATTGCATAGCGCTCGCAATATTATTTATTCGACCGATAACGAAAGAGGACCACTACGATATGCAATTTGTGCTTTAATGTTCATCAGTTAATTTCTACACtttgaaaaaaggaaaagtatcTGTCTTTTATGTATGTTCTTTCTGAAAGGTTTATATCCATAGGCATTTAGCAAAACCTGCATCCAATTGTcaacttgatttctttttttaatgTTTCACATGCGGCATGCGGGAATAATTTATGTGtgctttttatttaaaaattgtcAAACAGAAATGATACATTGTCTTATagcctttattattattaaattaattaaattaatgatCTCACATGTGTAACGTGCAGAGGACAAATTTGCGTGGCTGCGAGATGACGAATTTGCCCGCCAAGCAATTGCAGGAGTCAACCCTATTGGCATTGAGAGGCTTCAAGTTTTTCCACCGGTTAGCAAGCTTGACCCGCAAATATATGGTCCCCAAGAGTCTGCTCTTAAAGAAGAGCATATTCTAAACCAACTCAACGGCATGACTGTGCAACAGGTACCCTTTCAAAGTCTTCTTAAATATCTAACTGTATGcgaagttgatagttgaaaatTATTAGATTGTAATTTAGTTAAACATGTCAAGTAATTTGACGAAAACTATACTGCGCGAGTTTTACCAATCACTTTGCTTTTAATGTGTATgtgatttatatatatttttttctgttaATTAGTTCTTTACTTGATGATACTAAATTCAGTTATGTTTCTATTCTCTGCTGCAGGCAATAGATGAAAATAAGCTGTTCATAATAGATTATCATGATGTTTACCTTCCATTTCTTGAAAGGATTAATGCACTTGATGGTAGGAAAGCATATGCTACACGCACGATCTTTTTCTTGACACCGCTTGGTActctcaagcctgtggctataGAACTTAGCCTGCCTCCGGCCGGGCCAAGTTCCCGGTCCAAACGCGTAGTCACACCTGCCATAGATGCAACTACCAATTGGATGTGGCAGCTTGCTAAGGCGCATGTTTGTGCCAATGATGCCGGGGTGCACCAACTTTACAACCATTGGTAAGCTATAACCCTCTTTAATATGCATTAGTGCATTACAAAGTACTTAATAAGCTCTTAATTAGTGAGTAGCTTACCTGAatttttattgttgtgtgtaatttttatataataggtTACGCACACATGCTTGCATGGAACCATTTATTTTGGCTGCTCACAGGCAAATGAGTGCTATGCATCCGATTTTTAAGTTGTTAGATCCACACATGAGGTACACTTTGGAGATCAATGCCCTGGCTCGCCAGAGCTTAATCAATGCTGATGGAATTATTGAGAATTGCTTCACCCCTGGCCGCTACGCCATGGAAATTAGTTCTGCTTTCTACAAAAACTATTGGCGTTTCGACATGGATAGTCTCCCTGCTGATCTCATCCGCAGGTACTTATCTTAGTGTTCCTTTCTTTCATGTCATTCATATAGAatacatgttaaaatataacataattacaaatatttagtgactaattttttGTATACACATAATATCTTTATAAAAATAACGTAAAATCAATGTGTTGTGGTAAATATTATGAATTTGAGAAATATAAAACTTTTATAACATAGACTATTATTGTGACTGGACCAACATTGTGGAATTGGTGTTTGCCTTATGTGGTGATTGCAAAAAGCAACTATATCTAACCAAGATTTTTCTGTTGGCACTATGCAGGGGAATGGCGGAACCAGACCCATCCCAACCACATGGCCTAAAGCTTGTATTTGAAGACTACCCTTATGCTGCGGACGGTCTTATGATCTGGTCAGCAATTGAAAACTGGGTCCGCACCTATGTGAACCATTACTACCCACATTCAAGCCTTATAATCAATGATAAAGAGCTTCAAGCATGGTACTATGAGTCAATCAACGTGGGCCACGCAGATCGCAGCCACGAGAGCTGGTGGCCCACGTTGAACAACAGTGAGAATCTTGTCACCGTACTCACTACATTGATCTGGCTTGCGTCTGCTCAGCACGCTGCTCTTAACTTTGGCCAGTATCCTTATGGAGGGTACGTGCCGAATCGTCCCCCGTTGATGCGAAGATTGATACCGGATGAGAGTGATCCAGAATATGCCAGTTTCATTGCTGATCCACAGAAGTATTTTCTCAACGCCTTGCCTAGTTTGTTGCAAGCTTCGAAATACATGGCCGTGGTGGACACTCTCTCCACTCACTCCCCTGACGAGGAGTACTTGGGAGAGAGGCAGCAACCTTCCATTTGGTCCGGTGATGCTGAGATCGTCGAGGCGTTTTACGAGTTCTCGGCCGAGATGAGACGGATTGAGAAGGTCATTGACGGAAGGAACCGGGATAAGAAGCTGAGGAACCGGTGTGGGGCAGGAGTGTTGCCTTATGAGTTGCTTGCACCAAGTTCTGAACCGGGTGTTACATGCAGAGGAGTTCCAAATAGTGTGTCCACGTAAATTCcggaaataaataaaagttgaGTCTCACATCTTGATAAAGAATTATGTTGGGCTTAAATAGTTAGTATTATGGGAAACGGGTCTGTGGTCTATGTGGAGCACTAGGCTTGCCTAATTTGTAACTAGATTGGATTAATGTTAGTATATATTGGTTATTGGTAATATACTCTAAGGTTATATAtatcatattttattaaataataaatagagTTCGGTGATGTATTAGTTAGACGTATAATCTTAGAAAATGAATtcgtaaaattaaaattagttgaATAATTAAATTGTCCTAAACTTCAAATAGCTAACCATCATAATTCACATAACACAATTAAGTGATTGTACTTGTTTGCAACTATGGAATGAACATATTTTAAAACCAAGTGTGGTCTTCTGGGCCATTGCCAATAACTGAGATCACTGTTCACAATATCTTATCAAACATTGCATCCACTGAAGTTGCACAATGGTTGCTTCTCCCTTGGTCCAATATAATACAGGTTACATAGCTTTACAAAATTAGAATGGTATGCCCTCCACCACTTATCTACCGGTATTCGTGCTACCTCCACCAAAAGAAACAAAACAAGCAGGGACCAAACAGTACAAGAGTACAACCAATAATTCATAGGTTCAGATATATGGGAAAGGCAAAATCTATGGTGTCTATAATTTTGGTATCGAAATTGTCGAACTTGTCTTTTATGGtaagttttaaatattaacaaattatttatttttatattttttaatttaaatatttatttttatctcctTTTAGTAAGTTAGGCAAATATATATAAACACCATAGCATGCACCTATGAAAAATAAACCACCTAATACATTAATACACCATGATCATTAACATATTTGAGTGCCGAATCCACATACGAGGCCAGCTGGTCTCGATCGGGAGAGGGACGAGGAAGTGGCTACGAGAAGAATGTTCTGAGCCCAAAAGGTTTATGAGTTCATTAAAAGTACTAAGATTTAGTCTTGAATTGGCTAAAACTACTCTAATTTTAGTGCAAATTAAATCTGACTTATGAATCCTAAATAGGAAATTAGGCTTGAATTATTTTGGAGACTGAGAATTGGATTCTAGTTTCCAAATAAGTTATATGGTCAATAAATGTGAACTATCAACAGTGAACATGGATTGGTAAACTAGTTAATTTCATGAATGATTTCTTCACTGTTTTTTCCTATCTAGTATACTTTGATAATTGAGAAGATTGGAAGAGTGAACTAAGGAGGGAGTAGTGGTGTAGTGACGGTTATTAAATAAGAGTAATTTGAGATTGACGCGATTATTTAATGTGGTTTTTGAAATCCAATTTTATTATTGTAGTCTTTTATATCATAGTTGTAAGGTGATTGAATCGGTCAGATTACTGGTTTATTGATTTATTAGTTCAACCgataaattattaattgaaCCGATAGAACCAATTCaacgtaaataaaaaatataaaacagttaaaagtctaaaattaaaattctaaaatagatatcttcactaatattttaaaaataatcaagtttaaataaattataatcaaCAAGTTATAATTCAGttatcattaaataaatatataaaattttaatattttttcataataaaaatttgagtAATGGTTCCTATAAAAATTCCTATTTAGGGTTGTGCATACGCACGCCCAGAAATATTTTCAAGAAGTATGCATACACATaaaggtgtgcgtacgcacagtaAGTAAAAATTTTCATTCTACTCATATGCACGATACATGTAAACGTCCTCAGCAGAGTGCACATTCCCGCgtgtgcatgcgcacaaggCTGTTCGTGCGAGCAGCTTGCAAAACTTCGTAGGTTGTGTATGCGCACTGAGCATGCTAGCGCTCCCAACAGTAGATATATCCCTGtgtgtgcatgcgcacaaggCTATGCGTGCACACACAAACAAGAAATCACAATTTTTGCAACAtcacaaaattcagatttcagaCACCAACTTTCAACGATTATATCATTCTctacaaaattcagatttctaCAAAATTGATACTGTTTTAAAGctctttgaaaaatctttaatttgatataaaattcatctaatttcaaaaatggcAGCTCGAGATATAATCCGTCAAAGTTGGCCTAAAACCCATTTTTACCAAAAACACATTTTTGCCAATTTTCCAATGATTCACAAGCCTCAATCATTTTCCAACCAACAAAATGAACCCAGACCAACTCAAATTACCTATTCCCACACAACCAATTTCAATTCTACTCCTTTTACACATTCCACCTCAATTGCATCTATTCCACATTCTAAAAACCTCATTTTCCACTATTTCATTCATTAATCACATTTTCATACATTGCATACCGACCCTTCATTCAATATCATACATTATCACACAACTCAATCATCTCTTATCGTCCTTATCtttttccggcctccggcccaaattcACAATTCAATACACATTCCACAAACCATTAATCATCATCCAATTCCTCAATTTCACAACATACCAAACACACTCATTCACACTATACTCATTCCAATTCATTAATTTTCACATCataatatctatatatatcAATTCCAATCAAGACACACAATTCAAACCTATTCCTAGGGTCATCTAGCCTACGAATTCATATCAAACCATACgatacttaaatgaaacttaaaccgtaccgcttgaaaatcaaatttaagCTCTCacttggaagtctccaccaaaaCTCAGCTCCAAGCTCCACCAAACACTTTCACAAGCAAGATTCAAGTTCTAAAAGTGTATCCAATACTCTAATACGCATattacatacatacatcaacttAGGGCTCACTAAATATCATAAATTACAAGGGTTAGAGGGCTCCTTACCTTAACCCACGAAATTGGTTGATGGAATTCACCAATGGCTTATACTAGAGCaccctaaacaaccaaaatcacaaaatcactCAAAACTCACAACTATATTCGAATTCAGAgaggaaaataaaaattgggCAGAGTACAAAGAAATACTCACCACAATACCCAGATGGAATCAAAGAGGgagagaagagcgacgcgtaaTCGTAAACGGCTCGTCGATTGGAGTTTCGTAGCTCAAGTTTTGGTGGTTTGAAGTGAAGGGTGAAATTAGGGTTTTgctctcccttctctcttctcctctaaccgaatctctctctctttggATAAAATGAGCTGAAAGCTCATTAATGATGAGTATATATGTTTGGCTTGGGCCCCACTTTGGTTTGGTCCAATCGGTTTAGCCCGTTGGCccaactttgagctaaaacctttaagattagagttttaaatcgtattttaaatatttctatcttttcacattataatttctaattttctaaCTTTATtcacttataattaattttctcaaCTGCAGTACTGGACAGATCTCAGCTGGTACTGTCGGTTAAATTCCAATGCGCatttttacgcagaaaactatgttttctgactcagaaaaaTCCACTGAGTTCAAATATTagatttaaattatcaaattctgATTGATAAATTTTCTAACCATGTTCgctcatatttaatttattatttaattaattacgaTTTGACTGATTTTACAATCGTCAATTTTTGCCCTTGGATCATCCATATCGAAGAAATAAGGTTTCATTCTTGAAAAATCGAGTTGTGGCCTCTCAAGCTCCAGTTAGATTGTTAGGAAAGGTGGTTTGGTGAAGTGTTTGCAATCTTCCAAGAAGTACAAAAGGTGAATCTTGTTCATGTCTTGGTTTTGGTGTTTCTCATAGTTGGATAAAACGAAGTATATTTTGGGAGTTATCATATTGGAAAGACAATTTGTTAAGACATAATCTTGATGTGATGCACATTAAGAAAAATGTCTTTGATAATGTCTTTAATACGGTAATGGACATTAAAGACAAGACTAAAGACAATGTGAAGGCAAGAATGGATTTGAAGAAACTCTACCGACAGAAGGATTTAGAGTTGTAATAGTTACCAAATGGAAAATACATGAAACCCAAAGCAAaattcactctctctctctctctatggAACAAAAAAGGGCAATTTATAAATGGGTTAGTGAGATTAAAATAACAGATGGATATGCTTCTAATTTGCGTAGATGCATAAATATTcgagaagaaagaaaattgtTTAGGAAGAAAAGCCATGACTGTCATGTCTTTATGGAACGTTTGTTACCAATTGCCTTTGCCAATCTTCAACTCCAAATCTGGAAGCCTATATGATTAATTAAGCAAAATTTTTAAGGATTAGTGCTCCACAATTTTGTACGCGGATGACTTATTATTGATGGAGCAAAATATTATCACCATCACGTGCAAGTTAGAGCAAATGTTTCTTCCAGGATTTTTTAACTGCATGAAGCATTTGCCCATTCATCTTCCATATGAAGCAAGAGTGGGAGGCCCAGTCCAATATTGATGGATGTACCCATTTGAGAGGTATAACTTTAATTCAATGCTCTTAGTCATTTAATCTCAATCTTATGGTTGCCACTCTATGCTTACATGTTATATTGCTTTAGGTACTTGAATAGATTAAAGCGaatggttaaaaataaatcacgTGTTGAAGGATCCATTTGTGAGGCATACATGAGTCAAGAAACCTCTCATTTCTGCACTTATTATTTTGAGTCTCATGTACAATCAATGAGAACTAATGTGGGCCGGAATGATGACGGTAGAGCCATCAACATTCAATTTCTAACTTTATCAATATTCAACCATCATGGACGCGCATCTAGGATAATTAAGAGCCAATACTTAGAGGATAAGGAGTTGGTTGCTGCACACTTACATGTTCTACATAATTGTGAAGAAGTTGAACAATACATCGAGTAAGATCACTAAATACTTAATTTTTATAGTTTAGTAGTCTTATTTATGAGGtacttatatatatgtatatttatatgACATTTAGATATTTTGTGAAAGATTTGAGAGGTGAAAATCCAAATATCAGCCAAGATAAAACCAACTGAAGAATAACattagaatttttaatttggtttGAAAATTATGTAAGTTTCCTAGCATTTCTTGTTAAATATTTTCACTTTTATAAGTAAGTTagttattattagttattaacaCTTTGGATCTTTTCTAGATTTATAATAGCAAAAATTCAGTAATGAATCAAAGTCTACACCACTTGACATGGGGTCCTAATAAAAAAGTGCACAGTTATTCTTGATATATAGTAAATGGTTTTAAGTTTCACACAGAAAATTAGAGTGTTGGTAAAAAGACTTTCAATGCTAGAGGTTGTGTTAAAGGAGATGATGACGGCAATGAGGAGAGCTATTATTATGgaatagttaaaaaaattattgagaTTGAATACTCTGGATGTGAATTGAATAGATTAGTGTTGTTTAAGTGTAAATGGTTTGATTGTACTCTTAATCATGGAGTCAAGATTAATAAACAACTTGGAATTGTGGAGGTGTGTCATACTAGAGAATATTCAAGATACGAGCCTCTCATATTTGCTCAAAATGCAATTCAAGTTTATTATGTCCCATATCctgaaaagataaaagaaaagaCCAATTGGTGGGTTGTTATTAGAACCAAATCAAGACGTACAGTTGATGATCGGTAGACACTAGAACATGCATTTCAAGATGAAACAATACTTGAAAAACCTGTAGAAAATGATGAATCATTAGGAAGTTTAAGAGTCGAGGATGGTGCATACGAAGAAGTTCAAGTGAATGAAGTAAATGTAGTTCACACAAATGATGGGGAGTTTGAGTTTGACAATGATTTTGAATATGACAGTGAAGATCAGATGGATACCTTGCttgatgataatgaagaagatAACAATGATGAAAATCAAAACAATATTGATAGTgatagtgataatgatgaataTTAGTCTATCTCATTCAGGTGATTTTTCCTTTAACCTTTGTAAAAAGATATAGTTGCTCATTATTAGGCTTATTACCAGTAAATCACTAGTTATGtagaattaaatagaaaataaaaaatgttgttactagttatatatatatatatatatatatatatatatatatatatatatatatatatatatatatattgttttaaTTGAAAACTACAAATATATAATCTATAAATAAACCAACTAAAACTAGTTATTTGAATTAATAATAAGGATTACTTTAATTTCATGCCTGGTGGGACGTATATTACGTTTTATGGGGCAAACATAATATTACTTATATGGAAGTACttaatctcttttattttctgggtgtgaatgaatatgaatctgttaatattatatatgtttatGATTCCTTAGCTTAAAGAGAAGAAGATCAGTTATTCAAATTAAGAAGAAAACCACTTAATTATATTTggttttagcttgatctttatttttattttttggtttcaCTCTATGCTTATGTTTCAATTGTGAAAATGTTTCAGTTTGatccttatttttattttttggtttaagcttgatttttatttttattttttggtttcaCTCTATGCTTATGTTTCAAATGTGAAAATATTTGCCTAATTTGGTATTCTTTTGAgaaatgtattatttttattctctaAGTGTTTTTCTTGACACAAACTTAATGTAAgaattaatatataatgttataGGTTGTACTCCTGGACTTAATTACTTTTGGAGATCCCATTTAATTTATGCCCTTTTAGGTGAAATGAAATGGTAAACGAGGTGATATCAGATTTTGGAACTGGATTTAGGATACACTTGGGATTGTTACTTGATAGTAACAGATTGTTTGGATTTAGGATAAATTTATTCTGTTTTCACTATTAGAACATGGCCTTATCATTCTAAGTTTACTTCCTTAATACCATACAAGAGcacaataattttattttttgaagttAATCTCTTATATTGCATTCCGATTAATATTAAGTAATATCTACAGATTTTTACCTTTACCTACCGTAGCTCATGCGATTTTGGACATTATTAAAGGATACTACTCTCAGCCATGGCCTTCATGGAAAAAAATACCATATGCTATtagaaattttggtgaaaaaagTTCAA from Arachis stenosperma cultivar V10309 chromosome 9, arast.V10309.gnm1.PFL2, whole genome shotgun sequence encodes the following:
- the LOC130950624 gene encoding linoleate 13S-lipoxygenase 3-1, chloroplastic, whose product is MAFANEIMASSSRVLLHNSFKQSQSPFLVSPVLVRLRKAVKFPVAALSEDLLRDPSSSSSSSSSSSSTSSSTSVSLSSSTTSVPVPVPVVPSEKPVKFRVRAVVTVRNKIKEGFKETLVKHFDALTDNIGQNIVLELISTEIDPKTKAAKKSNEAVLKDWSKKINVKAERVNYTAEYMIDSNFGEPGAITVSNKHQQEFFLECITIEGFATGPVHFPCNSWVQARKDHPGKRIFFSNKPYLPGDTPAGLRFLREKELRNLRGDGKGVRNLSDRIYDFDTYNDLGNPDRAPEFARPTIGGSEQYPYPRRCRTGRLPSDTDMFAESRLEKPNPMYVPRDERFEESKQNTFSVKRLKAVLHNLIPGLKASISADNQDFNDFSDVDGLYSKGLLIQLGLQDDVLKKLPLPNVVSKIQESSQGLLKYDTPKIISKDKFAWLRDDEFARQAIAGVNPIGIERLQVFPPVSKLDPQIYGPQESALKEEHILNQLNGMTVQQAIDENKLFIIDYHDVYLPFLERINALDGRKAYATRTIFFLTPLGTLKPVAIELSLPPAGPSSRSKRVVTPAIDATTNWMWQLAKAHVCANDAGVHQLYNHWLRTHACMEPFILAAHRQMSAMHPIFKLLDPHMRYTLEINALARQSLINADGIIENCFTPGRYAMEISSAFYKNYWRFDMDSLPADLIRRGMAEPDPSQPHGLKLVFEDYPYAADGLMIWSAIENWVRTYVNHYYPHSSLIINDKELQAWYYESINVGHADRSHESWWPTLNNSENLVTVLTTLIWLASAQHAALNFGQYPYGGYVPNRPPLMRRLIPDESDPEYASFIADPQKYFLNALPSLLQASKYMAVVDTLSTHSPDEEYLGERQQPSIWSGDAEIVEAFYEFSAEMRRIEKVIDGRNRDKKLRNRCGAGVLPYELLAPSSEPGVTCRGVPNSVST